DNA sequence from the Xenopus tropicalis strain Nigerian chromosome 4, UCB_Xtro_10.0, whole genome shotgun sequence genome:
TCTTGATGAAAATTTCTGTGGACGCACCTTGCGAAACCGAAGCATTGCTCATGCAGAAGAGGTTGTTCCTCAATCGTTACTGAGATCCAGGTCACCAAAGAAAAAGTCAGAAACTGCACAAAAAGGAATTTGCCCAAGAAGCGGTGAGTTAAAACCAACAGGACCTCGTGAGTCTTGGGTTAGCCCAAGAAAAAGAGGACTGTCTGTTTCTGAGAAGGACATCGCTGAGAAAGACAGTGTGGAAAACAGTGAAATACGGTCACCTGGAGCTTTATCTCCTGTACTGAAGAAGATAAAACATTGTTTGCGGTCTGACGAACCTAGTAGCCCAGAGGAGAAAGTGTCCACTACAGAAAGAAAGAACTCTTGTTCTGACAATGAAACAGATTCTACCAGTACTAAACGAGCTCATCGATGTATTTTATTGGATGATCGTGACAAAGGGGAAATCAAAAAGGAATTTGAACCAGAAGAGCATCTTAAAAAGACAATAACTATTGAGACTGCTAGCCATAAAACGCTTAATGGTGTTGATGAGAAAAACACTGCTGCTTTCAATTGTAATGACTGCCAGTCTGATGGCAGCACTAAACAAAATACTGTTGCTTTACCTCCTCACAAGGAAAAAATTGTTTCGGAAAATGGGAGTTCATTAAATTCATATTCAGTGTTGACTAACAGAAAGGACACACTTTTAGACCACAATGTGCCTTGTACAAACTCAGAGGAGCGGGCTGAAAAAAAGAATCATAGCTTAGTTGCTAGTTGCCTGCCAATTGATAATGTAAATCAGACCAATAAACAAACATCATTCAGTTCAGAAACGCTGTCTTCTGCAAGGGACTCTGATGAGATATCTGGTGCAGAGGATAGTGCCTCAGAAGTTAATACTGAAAATACTGTCAGTGTCATAAATGCTGCTCATGACAACTGTGTATCAGGTGATCCTGAATCAGAGTTATCTTTTGCAGAGCTTGATGTTGATAATAATGCAGCAACCTTTTCAGACACCCAAGAACACAGGTATACCTTAAGGACTTCCCCAAGAAGGCCTTTGTCTATTAAAGATAGCCCATGCAAAAATGAATTTCCTTGTGGAGAGAATGGACCTATTGATGAGAGTAAAATATGTACTAGTAATAATAGTAAGACAACCAGTACTGTTAATGGCTCCTTAATAATCACTGATGTTGCTCACATTGACAAAAAGCAGGACTGCGGTTTTGTCCGCTGTTCAGCAGATAAACAGACAGTTCCAAACTCTGAAACCGTACCAGCTTCCCAACATATACCAACTTCAAAAGAGAGGGGAGGACAGCAAACCACCGAAGATGAAGAGGAAGATCCCGATGTGTATTACTTTGAGTCTGATCACGTGGCACTGAAACACAACACAGAGTATGTGTAACTATGGTAACAGCAACCTCTGCTACTGGTTGTTTTACATTATGACTACCTTCATATATCATTGTACATACATATTTTAAatgtgatttacatttttattaatgtacAGACGTATTAACATACATGATCAACTTCCCACGAAAAGATTTAATcactgcaatagatctctgcttctccgggtgactaatcttccaaaatgcctttctaccagcaacaaagggaatcgcaggtgaaaaggcctacacatcgcttcacTTTCTGAAGTCAcataaagtttcctcctgcaggcagagatctattgcgggcgactaacacTTTCCATGGGACATTACGGTTAGGTTACGTTTGTGAGGCAATTGACTATttatgccaatccacactcaccagcacaccctggcctttccactctgttccacctggtgcacagtatttagagagatgtcggcactctccaccatgatccaaatagcacaaaataccggcacaacaggatttgtttaagcgggataaaccctgctgattttaatagtagcaaaccatgtaacgtttcgggggcacgccccttcgtcagacataatgaccagtgcagcagtgcaatttttaaagtgtagcagcaatgacatcacacatttaattaactcatttgttcccaataaaatacataaaaactaaggGGTTAATTAGTCCATAGTCACAAGTCCTTTACCCCTTGTGCTAATTTGAAAAATACCACCTGTAAAAAAACAATGATATACTGAAACCAAACAATGTTGCAACAAAGCAACTTTGAAAAATGTGGCAAGTAACATTTACATGTAACCAAGGAGCATAATAGGGAAGAAAGTAACTACTTTACCCTACATGACAGAAGGTGTAGAATCTGTCCCTGGTATATTCAAAATTCAtctctgcaaataaataaaataacattaatcatGAATAACACAAAATTTTACAAGAAACAAGTCAAATTAAACTCTTCATTAAGGCCCCGGGGGACCCTAGTTTGAAGAGCCCAAATCCAATATGATTCTCGTTGCAAAATAACCCTTTTCTTATCCTGCACAGGATTAACTTCAATCTTTTCCAGTATCTGCCATCTTACTTGTGATACCCTGTggcccacgtcaaaaaaaatgttttgccagtgtagtttcctttctttttttgttatttttttgatCAGTATTATCTGCTCCTGAACTGTTTTTAGTGATCTCCTCCTGTTTTGGTGGTGAATAATTACGAATAGTagatttatgttcatttaaacgTGTTTTAATGGGTCTGCCTGTTTTCCCCACATAAGCAAgcccacaagggcatttaatgcaatatattacaTCCGTACTGTTACATGTAGAATACCCCCGAATCGGTAGCTTCAAGGGATGGGACACGAAATCCCCTGGAATGATGCCATTACAATGGCCACAATTTAAGCATGGGTGTGTAGCTTTCAATCTCCCCTCTcgtctgttttttattttctttgtctcTGATTTTATTAAGTCACCAATAACTTTAGCCTTTCTATAGGAAAATAATGGGGGTTCACTAAAAAGTTTCCCATACCTGAGGTCAGATTTTAATATTCCCCAGTATTTAAGCATTGTCCTTTTGACCAGCCCTGAATTGACATCATATGTTGAAACAAATGGGATACGATATCCTTTTCCTGCTGTTCTgcagttcttttttttaataaactttcccTGGGGATAAGTTTTACCTCATCTCTGGCCCTTAGGAGTTCACTCTCCTTGTATCCTTTTTCCAAAAATTTTTTAACCATCTTAGttgactctaaggggcacatttacaaaagcacgaacgctcgagcgttcatgcgaacgttccgagcgtattttcgccgattttttcgggcgtccacacgactttttcgtacggcgcacgactttttcagacgtttgcacaaaaaaacggaaaagttttaccgctgtttacaattgtttggtacaaaaatttcgtgactttcggatcgccaatacgatattatcgtgactaatacgattttttcgtaagcattttcgtgatatttgcgatcttccgaaatttttgttttcaatacgattttttcccattcgtgatttggattcgtggattagtaaatgtgcccctaagtcataTAAATCATTATTAGATGTAATACGCCGTATTCGGGTAAACTGACTTTTGGGTAAACCCTTAAAGGTTCCAGGTGGATGTAAACTGGTAGCATTCAATAAATCATTTCTGTCCGTGGGTTTATTATAGACTGATGTAGTAAACCCTGATTCTGTATAGGTGATATCAACATCTAAAAAGTGAAGGCAAGTTTTATGTACTTCCACTGTGAATTTAATTGTGGAATGTACATCATTTAGGTACTCCATAAACCTTTGCAACTGTTCTGTTGTTCCTGTCCACAAGAAAAAGGTATCATGGTATCACTGGTCattatgtctgacgaaggggtgtgcccccgaaacgttacatggtttgctactattaaaatcagcagggtttatcccgcttaaacaaatcctgttgtgccggtattttgtgctatttggcaATTGACTATTTGCCATTGGCttttttcgtgatttttttttttttttagcacctcATTAGATTAGATATTtccagctatctggtttctagtcCAGTTTGCCTTCCAGCTTACCAAACTGGCATtaatttaaatgagagactgaactATTAATTGGTgaggataagtaataaatagtaacaataaaactgtagcctcacagcaatagtttttttgctgctgggtcagtgtcccccattagaaagctggaaagaggcagaagaggaaggcaaataatgcaaaaactattaaaaaaataaataaaaaccaatctataacatgctaaagtgaactacccctttaaataaacaagaCCAACTGACTACAACTACACTTACATAGATATaaatgtacttaaaggaacagtaataccaaaaaatgagtgtataaaagtaattacagtataattaagtgttgccctgcactggtaaaagttgtgtgtttgcctcagaaacacttctatagtttatttaaacaaagctgctgtgtagctatgggggcagccattcaaaggagaaaaggcacaggttacttagcagataagaggtaaagccccattatattctacagagcttatgttATGGGCTATGTATCCTgggccttttttccagcttgaatggctgcacacgtggctacacagcagggtatttatataaactatagtagcatttctgtagcaaacgcaccagtttaaccagtgcagggcagtagtaTGTTATAGttaaattacttttaaacacttttttttattttttttttttttatttttaacaatgtGTGGGTAGTACACATTTAAGATGACTTGAAAACCTTGTTATGAGTTAAGTGGGAGGTTCTGAAAAAACATTGTACTTAAATAGAAGCCAGAATTCTCTGCTCCAGATTTATATTTGAGGCCTGTACATTTAAAATTCCCTGTAATTTTTGGTTTGCATGCTAACATATGTCTACGCAAACCATTGTTTTGAATCTCTTTATGCAAATATTCATGTCTGCTTCTTGTAAAGGGTCTGCTACCTGAGCAGTCATAAGGGGGATTTACCATGCTAATTACATTTATGGAGATTATGCATCTCTGTAACTGCTTTGCTAGCAGACCAGTATGCACATTAAAGCTGCTTTGCATATTACCCGTGAAAGGCTTCTTGGAAGATTTCCAACACAATAACTCTGCACCTTTTataaagctgccaagagacttaTACAGTTTAGGTGCACAGTCATTTTAAAGTATTTCTGCAAATCAACTAGTTCACAGAGAAATGGACACTCAGTTTGAAAATATGTACTTATGAATTATacaaagtgcagaaatgaagaatCCATTTTCAGCTGAGTCTTGCTTTTTTTATCAGATATATTTTATACACTTGCATTTTTGTGCCCTCTATTATTTAAGTAAAAATTGTCTAAACAacctaattatttttaattttagccCAAGATTGTGCTAGCTGTGATAATggttagagatgcaccaaatccataagTTTTGGATTTGATCTAATACCAAATAAAATCGGACATCTTTAAAGTCACATAACATTAAGGGCTATGTTTAAGACTGGCACTCAGAAGCCTACTAAGTCCCAGAAAAAGTGTTGAAATTtgtccaaatcccaaaccaaattgtGGATTTAAATCTTTAATAGTTATAGTTTCAACCATTATTATTTCTGAAGAAATACAGGGATCTTTTACACAGATCATAAACAGCTAGTTATCCATGCACACTTTGCCAGGAAACAACAGCTTGTTGGTAAAACTGCATTATGACCAACATTGAAAGTAGTTTCATAGACCTATTaagtttttaataatttaaattgtGTACGGTACCGTAAATATGGCAATGCTTATATCTTATGGTTTTCCATATGGTGCTCTTCAGAAATGTTACcttattttttttgtgctttgtgtaTTTTCACTGTGTAGCACTATTTTATATATGTGATAGCAGCAtcaagagcagggatccccaacctttcttactcgtgagccacagtcaaatataaaaagacttggagagcaacacaagcatcataaaagttcatggaggtgccaaataagggctaagattggctattaggtagcctctatgcacactatccgcttacagggggctttatttggtagtaaatcttgtttttattcaaccaaaacttgcccccaagtcaggaattcaaaaataattacctggtttgggggcgctgagagcaacatccaagggattggggagcaacatgttgcccccgagccactggttggggatcactgatcaagAGCATACTACATTTCTTTCAAGGGCATTTGAGCATTTTGCCCGCTGCCTTCAGAGCTACTAGTTGCTGCAGGGACTAAATACTTTCAGATTTTAAGGGGCAGCATACCCCCCTCTTTTAACCCATAAGCACAATTAATACAGcttgtgctgaaaatactttttgcctatcTATTAAATACCTATCTGTGTTTTCTTCATCTAGAATTAAACGGGGTATACACTGAACtgaatttaaaaatgtgtttgctttTCAACTTTCTGGTTCTTATGAGTAACTGTTGAAGGCGGTAGTAAATACCAGTCCACGATAAATCTCTTATGTAATGCCCTGCTCCTAATCTTCAAGGTTATGGCTTAGGGGGTATAGTAACATAATAATTTAGTTTAAAAAGACACATATCTTTCTATTTTAAACttttagtacatgtatgggatcccttatctggaaaccccttatccagaaagttcctaattacgaaaaaaaaaagccatcttccatagactccattataagcatataattcagatttttaaaaatgacttacttttttctgtaataataaaactgaacattgtacttgatcctaactaagatataattaatccttactggaggcaaaacaagcctattgggtttattcagcatttaaatgatttttagcagacttaagttaaggagatctggataacaggtcccatacctgtataaatgaagCTTGTCTAACTGCTGGGTGGAAGGCAAAATCCGTTTGCTACAGAGAGAATTTTCCTTCCCTAGAACCTTTTCCAGTGTGAATTTGCCTAACGTATTCCCATTAATGGTACGCAAGGTTTGCACATTTTAACATCACTGATgcataaccattttttttttgtcagctgCCACTTGGCTGACCAGAGTTCTATTTGGAATTTGGTCTGAATACTTTTGGGTCATTAGCAAACACCAGTACTTTTACTTACAATTTAATTAAATTAGCAGATTAAATAAAATTTAAGCACCCCTCTAAGAACCCTACTCCAGGTAGAGAATGTACCATAAACAACCACCTCTAGTATGTTTGCTATCCATTTGCAAACAACATTGCCAAGatcaacagaccttagtttaggaAGCAGTATTTTATGTAACAGTGTATCAAAGCTTCAGCAagtccaaatagatcacatctactgcaacccctcTGTCTAATTTAGTGACATTTCTTTGACACAATATGTCCTTCTTAAAGCCGTGATGATTACTATGTATATtaccattctccagaacataatcttgaatgtgatcccttagggctctggcacacgggggagattagtcgcccgcgataaaactccctgttcgcgggcgactaatctccccgagttgcctacccctgccatcccaccggcgaacatgtaagtcgccggcgggatggcagacgcggcggcgcgatttcgcgcaaatcgccgaaaaagactcgcgagtctttttcggcgattccctgaaattgcccccccgtgtctgccatcccgccggcgacttacatgttcgccggtgggatggcaggggtaggcaactcggggagattagtcgcccgcgaacagggagttttatcgcaggcgactaatctcccccgtgtgccagagcccttaaaggaacagtaacaccaacaaataaaatggttttaaagtaattaaaatataatgtactgtttacCATTACTGGTAAGactaatttttttgtttgctacttTAGTTAATATAatcaagctgctgtgtagcaatgtaATTGGGCTAAAAAATCAGGCAGTTGTCAtttgggtaggtttgatttttccctttaaattaagGGCTGTATTGGCTTATTGAAAGGGCCCTTCTAGAACTGCAGTGCTACTCCTCAATAATTCAgtcttatatataatttttaatttcTGTGTGTATGACCGTAGTAGAGGCTAAGGGTGGACTCAAGGGAcctaaattaaaaagcaaaaaatcacAAATGAACTAACAGTGTGCAGATGAGGTCAGCCCCCCCAAATATATACCctatcagcatataaaatggtgcCAAGAGTTATGATCTTATAGTTAACAAAGCTTCAACAAATCATATATACCAGTTAAAGGCTGGAGATGTATGTAGTGTTCAAATTTAtttgtacaggtacgggacctaaTATccggaatgctttggacctggggttttccaggtctttctgtaatttgatctactaaaaaaatcatttaaatgttgaataatgtttaaatgttgaataaataggattgttttgcctctagtaaggattcATTCATTCATGTTAGTTGGTATCACGTAcaagatactattttattattaaaatggaaatcattttaaaattaaaattatttgtttaaaattaagtctatgagagatggccttccagtaattcgaTAAccggattctggataatggatcctatacctgtataattacaTTCCTGTTTTTATGCAAATGTGAACATAATGTGAAGCACCTACAAGTGACGTTAAATTAAAAGCTAATAATAGTTGTAAAATTAAAACTATTGATAGCACAGCCAATGGAAGCAGAAATGTGTAATTGGGGTAGGCAGGAATAGATTTAACTGATGGAGTCAGAGGGTAGCTTGGTGAAGTAAGATGTAAAAGTCAAAGGATGAAAGTCGATAAAATCACGACATTAAGGAGAGATTTTGTTACACAAAGGTAACATGCTACCAGGCCAAATAAGCAACGATCACTGCTGAATTGCAGGCACTGCAAGTAGAAAGTCAAAACCTACACAAACATTCTTATGAGAAGTGACGGCACAAAGAGAGGGGTTGGAGGGACATTGATGCTAACAAAGCCCTATCAGATCAAATGCGCAAGTTAAGGCAAAATATGTGGGCATGCCAATAGTTGGCTATAGTGCAAAGAACAACCACTTATTACAGGAATGAAAAAGGTCACACAGGTTAGGCAAATCCTATGATTTGCAAGTCCTTGCTGCATAGTCTGTGATGGCACAGTAGGCACAAAAAAATAATCCATAGTCCATAAATAGCACTTGACCATTGTGTACACGATGTAGTAAAAGATGCGTTGTACAAATCAGTTGCTTGGTCCCCTCATATTAAGCTTCTGGGGTTTGCCACCCTTTTACAAAATGTGGTAATTGGTTCCCCTATATTGTGAAGTCCACACAGGCATTCTATAAAGTATATTGCCACGTTAGAAATTAGTGTTTGGTTGATCTGTATATGTTTACCACAATGTGGATGTGCCCATCAGCATGCATCTGTGAATGAATTTGTGGCATCTAAAACAATTCGTTTTGTCAAGTCATTAATGGAGAGTGTGTCATTTTTGCTAGCAAGTTTTACTAATGTGTTACATACACTTTGAAAGTTCACAAAATACTGGgtcataatttttaaaatgtaaaatttatgtACAGGATAAAGGATCATCAGAAGGCaactaaaaagaataaaataaaagatgCACGTTGTGTACTCTTCTGCAGAGATGTGTCTTATTGAAAACTATAATaccctggtacaggtatgggacctgttatccagaaagtttcgaattacggaaaggccatctgccatagactccattattagcaaataattcaaatttttaagtgtaataataaatcagacccttgtacttgatccaaactaagatatactgaatccttattagaggcaaaacaagcctattaggtttatttaatatttaagtgatgtttagcagacttaaagtaaggagatccaaattacggaaagacccccggaaaaccccaggttccgagcattctggataaccggctcatacctg
Encoded proteins:
- the zzz3 gene encoding ZZ-type zinc finger-containing protein 3; translated protein: MAASRSTRVTRSTVGFNGLDENFCGRTLRNRSIAHAEEVVPQSLLRSRSPKKKSETAQKGICPRSGELKPTGPRESWVSPRKRGLSVSEKDIAEKDSVENSEIRSPGALSPVLKKIKHCLRSDEPSSPEEKVSTTERKNSCSDNETDSTSTKRAHRCILLDDRDKGEIKKEFEPEEHLKKTITIETASHKTLNGVDEKNTAAFNCNDCQSDGSTKQNTVALPPHKEKIVSENGSSLNSYSVLTNRKDTLLDHNVPCTNSEERAEKKNHSLVASCLPIDNVNQTNKQTSFSSETLSSARDSDEISGAEDSASEVNTENTVSVINAAHDNCVSGDPESELSFAELDVDNNAATFSDTQEHRYTLRTSPRRPLSIKDSPCKNEFPCGENGPIDESKICTSNNSKTTSTVNGSLIITDVAHIDKKQDCGFVRCSADKQTVPNSETVPASQHIPTSKERGGQQTTEDEEEDPDVYYFESDHVALKHNTDYQRLLQTISVLEAQRTQAVQDMERLGQYQRQALANPIGFVEKLQKKMDIGIPCPQRIVQLPEVSWEQYTTGLGNFERELRKRKHNSRRVKLSFDKVGISANAQKNTENSKDRETASYSVLPQSDNQQGSTSGHSQIGGRLCTETKPGTFNQLWSVEEQKKLERLLLKYPPEEVEAKRWQKIADELGNRTAKQVASRVQKYFIKLTKAGLPVPGRTPNLYMYAKKSSGKRQHALNKYLFRPSTFMTSHEPPVYMDEEDDRLSFNSRDLDPPGDEEISDDEDIHVDCHGLAEYKELIELKKLKKQKLHQMRAQSGFVQHVGFKCDNCETEPIQGIRWHCQDCPPQMSVDFCDSCSDCLYETETHKEDHHLEPIYKAETFLDRDYCMPHNTNYNYLDPNYFPANR